The Miscanthus floridulus cultivar M001 chromosome 7, ASM1932011v1, whole genome shotgun sequence genome includes a region encoding these proteins:
- the LOC136464004 gene encoding putative glycerol-3-phosphate transporter 1: MHRAKPPGIHLFECAQGSSLSLRSCQALVLILTFFSYASYHAARKTMSVAKGVLDPKPSNLGFLHCPRCLDVDKLYTPENYMVLYGGWAPFDSRDGTALLGDIDLAFLAIYAIGMFFVGHIGDRVDLRVLLTIGMIGTGFFTAAFGAGYWLNVHSFYYFLGIQLIAGLFQSTGWPSVVAVVGNWFGKRKRGLIMGIWNAHTSVGNISGSLIAAAFLKFGWGWSFVIPGAIIALVGLIVFLFLPASSESIGAEDDNIKDSGKNEIGTPLLEGHTEVAEKAVRFIEAFRIPGVVPFALCLFFCKLVAYTFLYWLPFYISHTAVGGEYLSDSTAGVLSTLFDLGGVIGGILAGHISDRLDARALTAASFTFSGIPALFLYRVYGSISLYWNVTLMFITGMLVNGPYALITTAVSADLGTHSSLRGNSRALATVTAIIDGTGSAGAAIGPLLTGYISAKSWTAVFTMLMVAALIAGLLLSRLVMAEVSAKLESWRSAAVPNVLPVSSVEGA; encoded by the exons ATGCATAGAGCAAAGCCTCCTGGCATTCATCTTTTTGAGTGTGCCCAGGGGAGTTCTCTGTCCCTCAGGTCATGCCAGGCCCTTGTCTTGATATTGACATTCTTTTCTTACGCTAGCTACCATGCAGCAAGGAAAACCATGAGTGTTGCTAAGGGTGTTCTTGATCCTAAGCCATCAAATCTAGGCTTTTTGCACTGCCCTAGGTGCTTGGATGTTGATAAATTGTATACGCCTGAGAATTACATGGTGCTCTATGGTGGCTGGGCACCTTTTGATTCTAGAGATGGCACTGCATTGCTTGGGGATATTGATTTGGCATTTCTAGCAATTTATGCAATTGGGATGTTCTTTGTTGGCCATATTGGTGATCGAGTGGATCTGAGGGTTCTCCTGACCATTGGAATGATAGGAACTGGTTTTTTCACAGCTGCTTTTGGAGCTGGATACTGGCTCAATGTACACAGCTTCTACTATTTCTTGGGTATTCAGTTAATTGCTGGCCTTTTTCAGTCAACTGGGTGGCCCTCAGTGGTAGCAGTTGTTGGTAATTGGTTTGGCAAGAGAAAGAGAGGGCTAATCATGGGAATTTGGAATGCTCATACTTCTGTAGGGAACATATCAGGATCTCTGATAGCAGCTGCTTTCCTGAAGTTTGGGTGGGGCTGGTCATTTGTTATTCCTGGTGCTATTATTGCATTAGTTGGGCTTATAGTGTTTCTGTTCTTGCCTGCTAGCTCTGAGTCAATTGGAGCTGAGGATGATAATATCAAGGATTCAGGTAAGAATGAAATAGGGACCCCTTTATTGGAAGGACACACAGAAGTGGCAGAAAAGGCAGTGAGATTCATTGAGGCATTCAGAATTCCTGGAGTTGTGCCATTTGCTCTCTGTCTGTTTTTCTGCAAGCTAGTCGCCTACACATTTCTATACTGGCTTCCTTTCTATATTAGCCACACAG CTGTTGGTGGAGAATATTTGTCAGACTCAACTGCTGGAGTTCTATCAACGCTGTTTGATTTAGGCGGTGTTATAGGCGGCATTCTTGCTGGCCACATCTCAGACCGTCTGGATGCTCGGGCACTGACAGCAGCAAGTTTCACATTTTCTGGGATACCAGCGCTCTTCTTATACCGTGTATATGGGAGCATCTCGCTTTACTGGAACGTCACCCTAATGTTCATCACCGGCATGCTTGTGAATGGCCCTTACGCACTCATAACCACCGCGGTCTCTGCAGACCTCGGAACACATAGCTCCCTGAGAGGCAACTCCCGGGCCTTGGCCACTGTGACAGCGATCATAGATGGGACAGGCTCAGCTGGCGCGGCAATTGGCCCTCTTCTGACAGGCTACATCTCTGCTAAGAGCTGGACTGCAGTCTTCACAATGCTGATGGTTGCTGCGCTCATTGCAGGCCTGCTGTTGTCAAGGCTAGTCATGGCTGAGGTCTCTGCAAAACTAGAATCCTGGAGGTCAGCGGCAGTGCCAAATGTTCTGCCAGTGTCCTCCGTGGAGGGAGCTTAA
- the LOC136464005 gene encoding scarecrow-like protein 27 — MRAALFGAQRNGAADLVGGEKMLFWQEGKAKALLEPRSVLDCMRSPSPNNSTSTLSSSLGGGAADSTGVALVSDAAEATKWGAPGEHGGGGVGSAGKEDWAGGCELPPIPSGLDMGVGGGGDNWDAMLGLGNAAAAGQDQTFLNWIIGAAGDLDQPGPPLPVHQQPLLDNVWFGFPAADHLGFSLDPHLGGVASDMSSPRAVSHATNSGGGGNNKASSAFGLFSPEPAALQPPPPPPPVLFHEAIDTKPPLLGSQPPGRLHQYQYQHQPTPATTFFMPIPSFPDHNQQSPLVQPPPKRHQSIDLPRNRLLPPPPGQGHAFAPLNGPAPFQLQPSPPPPHGAMKATAAEAAQQQLLDELAAAAKAAEAGNSIDAREILARLNHQLPPLGKPFLRSASYLKEALLLALAEGHHGGCHLTSPLDVALKLAAYKTFSDHSPVLQFTNFTATQALLDEIAGSTSSCIHVIDFDLGVGGQWASFLQELAHRGGAGGAALPFVKLTAFVSAASHHPLELRLARDNIAQFAADLGIPFEFSAISADMINPAELISASGDEVVAVVLPAGCSARAPPLPAILRLVKQLAPKIVIAIDHGADRADLPFSQHFLNCFQSCMFLLDSLDAAGIDADSAGKIERFLIQPRIEDSVLGRGKVDKPIAWRSAFAAAGFAPVPPSNLAEAQADCLLKQVQVRGFHVEKCGVGLTLYWQRGELVTVSAWRC, encoded by the coding sequence ATGAGGGCGGCGTTGTTCGGTGCCCAGCGGAACGGGGCTGCGGACCTCGTCGGAGGCGAGAAGATGCTGTTCTGGCAGGAGGGGAAGGCGAAGGCGCTGCTGGAGCCGAGGTCCGTGCTGGACTGCATGCGGAGCCCCAGCCCCAACAACTCAACATCGACGCTGTCGTCGTCCCTGGGCGGCGGCGCTGCCGACTCGACCGGCGTGGCGCTGGTTTCGGACGCCGCCGAAGCCACCAAATGGGGAGCCCCCGgcgagcacggcggcggcggcgtcggcagCGCCGGGAAGGAGGACTGGGCCGGCGGCTGTGAGCTGCCGCCGATTCCCTCCGGCCTCGACATgggggtcggcggcggcggcgacaactGGGACGCCATGCTCGGGCTCGGCAACGCGGCTGCGGCGGGGCAGGACCAGACGTTCTTGAACTGGATCATTGGGGCCGCCGGCGACCTGGATCAGCCTGGGCCGCCGCTCCCCGTGCACCAGCAGCCGCTCCTTGACAATGTGTGGTTCGGGTTCCCGGCGGCGGATCACCTGGGTTTCTCGCTCGATCCCCACCTCGGCGGCGTTGCCTCGGACATGTCGTCCCCTCGTGCGGTGTCGCACGCTACCAACAGCGGAGGCGGTGGCAACAACAAGGCGTCCTCGGCCTTCGGCCTCTTCTCACCGGAGCCTGCTGCcctccagccgccgccgccgccgcctccggtgCTGTTCCACGAAGCTATCGACACAAAGCCCCCTCTTCTTGGTTCGCAGCCGCCCGGCCGCCTCCACCAGTACCAGTACCAGCACCAGCCGACCCCAGCCACAACCTTCTTCATGCCCATCCCCTCCTTCCCCGACCACAATCAGCAGTCGCCACTCGTCCAACCACCGCCCAAACGTCATCAATCCATAGATCTCCCCCGGAACCGgcttctgccgccgccgccggggcaaGGTCATGCCTTTGCACCACTAAATGGCCCTGCTCCATTCCAGCTCCAGCCTTCGCCACCACCGCCCCACGGGGCGATGAAGGCGACGGCTGCGGAGGCGGCGCAGCAGCAGTTGCTAGACGAGCTGGCGGCGGCCGCAAAGGCCGCCGAAGCTGGCAATTCCATTGACGCGCGAGAGATATTGgcgcggctcaatcaccagcttcCCCCGCTCGGGAAGCCGTTCCTCCGCTCCGCCTCCTACCTCAAGGAGGCCCTCCTCCTCGCGCTCGCCGAAGGCCACCACGGTGGCTGCCACCTCACATCACCACTCGACGTTGCCCTCAAGCTCGCGGCATACAAGACTTTCTCTGACCACTCGCCCGTGCTCCAGTTCACCAACTTCACCGCAACGCAGGCGCTTCTTGACGAAATTGCCGGCAGCACATCGTCCTGCATCCATGTCATCGATTTTGATCTTGGTGTTGGAGGCCAATGGGCTTCGTTCTTGCAGGAGCTTGCCCACCGCGGCGGCGCAGGTGGTGCAGCTCTGCCGTTCGTCAAGCTCACTGCCTTTGTATCGGCTGCTTCCCACCATCCACTGGAGCTGCGGCTTGCGCGTGACAACATTGCACAGTTTGCTGCAGACCTTGGAATTCCCTTTGAGTTCAGTGCTATCAGTGCTGATATGATCAACCCTGCAGAGCTCATTTCTGCCAGTGGTGATGAAGTTGTAGCTGTTGTCCTCCCGGCTGGTTGCTCTGCTCGTGCACCACCACTGCCAGCGATCCTTCGGTTGGTGAAACAGCTGGCTCCTAAGATTGTGATAGCCATAGACCATGGCGCTGATCGTGCTGATCTTCCGTTCTCACAGCacttcttgaattgctttcagtctTGCATGTTCCTCCTTGATTCGCTTGATGCTGCTGGCATTGATGCTGATTCTGCCGGCAAGATTGAGAGGTTCCTGATTCAGCCAAGAATTGAGGATTCGGTGCTTGGGCGGGGCAAGGTGGACAAGCCAATTGCATGGAGAAGTGCATTTGCAGCTGCTGGGTTCGCGCCTGTTCCGCCCAGCAATTTGGCGGAGGCGCAGGCCGACTGCCTCCTGAAGCAGGTGCAGGTCCGCGGTTTCCACGTGGAGAAATGTGGGGTCGGGCTCACACTATACTGGCAGCGTGGCGAGCTTGTCACTGTATCAGCATGGCGGTGCTGA